A stretch of the Papaver somniferum cultivar HN1 chromosome 6, ASM357369v1, whole genome shotgun sequence genome encodes the following:
- the LOC113285985 gene encoding anaphase-promoting complex subunit 10-like produces MATESDGEEEGKLIGGNQHLVVDDDLREMAKKAAWSVSSCKSGNGVPSIRDDNLDTYWQSDGAQPHLVNIQFQKKVKLQLVVMYVDFKLDESYTPSKVSIRAGDGFHNLKEIKTVELVKPVGWMYIPLSGTEPRDAFPNTFMLQIAIISNHLNGRDTHVRQIKVYGPRPNPIPHQPFQFTSREFITYSSIR; encoded by the exons ATGGCGACTGAAtcagacggagaagaagaaggaaagctTATCGGTGGAAATCAACATCTAGTTGTAGATGATGACCTTCGTGAGATGGCTAAAAAAGCTGCTTGGAGTGTCAGTTCTTGCAAGTCTGGTAATGGTGTTCCATCCATTCGCGACGACAATCTCGATACCTACTGGCA ATCAGACGGTGCTCAACCTCACTTAGTTAACATCCAATTCCAGAAAAAAGTCAAATTACAA TTAGTTGTCATGTATGTTGATTTCAAGCTTGATGAAAGTTATACACCTAGCAAGGTATCTATTCGGGCTGGGGAtggttttcataatttgaag GAGATAAAAACCGTGGAACTCGTGAAGCCGGTTGGTTGGATGTATATACCCTTATCTGGTACTGAGCCTCG GGATGCCTTTCCCAACACTTTCATGTTACAAATTGCGATCATCTCCAATCACCTTAATGGAAGGGATACCCATGTACGCCAGATAAAGGTTTATGGACCTCGACC GAATCCTATTCCCCACCAACCCTTTCAGTTCACTTCAAGGGAGTTTATCACTTACTCTTCTATCAGATAA